Sequence from the Undibacterium piscinae genome:
CAATTCAAATATGCGCAGTTATCGTGAATTGCCTTTGCGTTACGGTGAGTTTGGTCAATGTCACCGTAATGAACCGTCTGGCGCGCTGCACGGCATTATGCGCGTGCGCGGCTTTACTCAGGATGATGGTCATATTTTCTGCACTGAAGATCAGATTCAGGCGGAGGTGGCAGCATTTCATTCGCAGGCTATGCGGGTGTACGCGGATTTCGGATTTGCGAATATCGCCATTAAAATCGCTTTGCGCCCGGAAAACCGAATTGGCTCAGACTCTACTTGGGACAGGGCGGAGGATACTTTGCGCTCGGCTCTGCGTGAGTGTGGCATGGCTTGGGAGGAATTGCCGGGTGAAGGCGCGTTTTACGGCCCTAAAATTGAATATCATCTCAAGGATAGTCTGGGGCGCCCATGGCAGGTTGGGACTATGCAGGTTGATTTTTCCATGCCTGGTCGACTGGGTGCGGAATATGTTTCTGATGACAATGCACGTAAGGTGCCGGTCATGTTGCACAGGGCGATTGTCGGTTCCATGGAGCGTTTCATCGGTATTTTGATTGAAAATCACGCCGGCGCCTTGCCGTTGTGGTTGGCTCCGGTGCAAATTTCTGTGCTCAATATTTCTGAGTCTCAGGCTGATTATGCCAAGTCTGTTGCGGAAAACCTGAAGAAACAAGGGTTTAGGGTGAATACAGATTTGCGTAATGAGAAAATAACCTATAAAATACGCGAGCATTCTATACAAAAACTACCTTATATCCTGGTTATTGGTGATAAGGAAAGAGATGCAAACACAGTGGCTGTACGTACGCGTGGTAATCTGGACTTGGGTGTAATGACTCAGGAAGCTTTGCTGGAACGTTTAAATAACGATATCGCCAACAAGCTTTAATCGGAAAACTGGCGAGAGAGTACTGCCTATCTATTTATTTTTTGAAGGAAACTGCAATAGCTACCGACAAGTCACATCGCATCAACGGTGAAATTACAGCGCTAGAAGTGCGCTTATCTGGCGTTGATAACGAGCCTTTGGGCATCGTCAAACTGAGTGAAGCCTTCCGCTTATCGGAAGAGGCTAACGTTGATTTGGTGGAAATCGCGCCGACTGCGCAGCCACCTGTTTGCCGTCTGATGGATTACGGCAAGTTCAAGTACCAAGAGCAGAAGAAGGCCCACGAAGCCAAACTGAAGCAAAAAGTTATTTTGGTGAAGGAAGTTAAATTCCGCCCGGGAACAGATGATGGCGATTACAACATTAAGTTGCGTAATTTGACTAAGTTTCTCGATGATGGCGATAAAACTAAAATCACTTTGCGCTTCCGTGGCCGTGAGATGGCGCATCAGGATATTGGTATGCGCATGCTGGAGCGCTTGAAGGCCGATCTTGAGCCTTACGGTCAGGTCGAGCAGTTTCCGAAGATGGAAGGCCGTCAGATGATCATGATTCTGTCACCTAAGAAAAAGAAGTAAACCGGAATTTATTCCCGATACAAAATTTGTAAAAAACCTTGCTTGTTATAAGGTGAGGTTTTTTATGATGGGCGCTGAACTTGATTTCGCGTCCACACTAAGTGAGAAGTAGGCATCCAAGTGCATCGTCATTGTTGCCACCTACCATCATATATAATTGGAGCTGTCGTAAGACAGATGTGTTATGCCAAAAATGAAAACAAAGAGCTCTGCTAAGAAGCGCTTTCGTGTACGTCCAGGTGGAACTGTTAAATGTGGTCACGCTTTCAAGCGTCACATTTTGACAAAAAAGACCACAAAAAATAAACGCCAATTGCGCGGTATCACGAACGTTAATGCAGCTGACGTAGTATCAGTCATGCGCATGATGCCAAACGCTTAACCTCATACTCATCTATTAAGGAGTTACTATGCCTAGAGTAAAACGTGGGGTTACAGCTCGTGCCCGTCATAAAAAGGTTCTCGATTTAGCCAAAGGCTATCGTGGTCGTCGCAGTAAGGTATACCGTATTGCCAAGCAAGCAGTTATGCGCGCTGGTCAATATGCATACCGTGATCGTCGTAACAAGAAGCGTGTATTCCGCGCACTCTGGATTACACGTATCAATGCAGCATCACGTCAGCATGGCATGACATACAGCGTATTCATGAATGGCCTGAAAAAAGCTT
This genomic interval carries:
- the infC gene encoding translation initiation factor IF-3, with translation MKETAIATDKSHRINGEITALEVRLSGVDNEPLGIVKLSEAFRLSEEANVDLVEIAPTAQPPVCRLMDYGKFKYQEQKKAHEAKLKQKVILVKEVKFRPGTDDGDYNIKLRNLTKFLDDGDKTKITLRFRGREMAHQDIGMRMLERLKADLEPYGQVEQFPKMEGRQMIMILSPKKKK
- the rpmI gene encoding 50S ribosomal protein L35 codes for the protein MPKMKTKSSAKKRFRVRPGGTVKCGHAFKRHILTKKTTKNKRQLRGITNVNAADVVSVMRMMPNA
- the rplT gene encoding 50S ribosomal protein L20 → MPRVKRGVTARARHKKVLDLAKGYRGRRSKVYRIAKQAVMRAGQYAYRDRRNKKRVFRALWITRINAASRQHGMTYSVFMNGLKKACIELDRKVLADMAVMDKPAFTAIVNQVKATLAA